The proteins below come from a single Uloborus diversus isolate 005 chromosome 10, Udiv.v.3.1, whole genome shotgun sequence genomic window:
- the LOC129231360 gene encoding SUMO-conjugating enzyme UBC9-B-like, protein MSGIAIGRLSEERKAWRKDHPFGFVARPTKNIDGTLNLLNWDCVIPGKKGTLWEGGFYKMKMNFKDDYPSSPPKCKFEPALFHPNIYPSGTVCLSLLDEDKDWRPAITIKQILLGIQELLNEPNIKDPAQAEAYTFFCQNRLEYDKRIKEQAKAMALQK, encoded by the coding sequence ATGTCTGGAATTGCCATAGGCCGGCTCTCAGAAGAGCGAAAGGCTTGGAGAAAGGACCACCCATTTGGATTCGTGGCTAGGCCCACCAAGAATATTGACGGGACTTTGAATTTGCTCAACTGGGACTGCGTCATCCCAGGGAAGAAAGGAACTCTCTGGGAAGGTGGGTTTTACAAAATGAAGATGAATTTCAAGGATGATTATCCGTCATCCCCACCGAAGTGTAAATTTGAGCCGGCACTGTTCCATCCCAATATCTATCCATCTGGAACCGTATGCTTGTCGCTGTTGGATGAAGACAAGGATTGGCGTCCTGCAATTACCATCAAGCAGATCCTGCTTGGAATCCAGGAGCTCCTGAATGAGCCCAACATCAAGGATCCCGCACAAGCCGAGGCCTACACTTTTTTCTGTCAGAACCGGCTCGAGTACGACAAAAGAATTAAAGAACAGGCCAAAGCCATGGCtcttcaaaaatga